The following proteins come from a genomic window of Chthoniobacterales bacterium:
- a CDS encoding threonine synthase translates to MFLMHLECTNCGATYEWKTLQNLCPKCQKPLFPVYDLEAVGKKLKKEELAAREKSLWRFREMLPLPVDAEPVTLGEGGTPLLRATRFGKSAGVANLWVKDEAQNPTQSFKARGMTTAVSMAKYLGATKLAVPSAGNAGGALAAYAARAGMKAYIFMPSDTPRANIIECRELGADVVLIDGLITDCGAEIAKRKTAEGWFDMSTLKEPYRVEGKKTLGYELAEQMDWTLPDVILYPTGGGTGLIGMWKAFDEMETLDWIGPERPRMFTVQASGCAPIVRAFEAGEKFAAEFPNAQTLASGLRVPKAVGDFIMLDILRKSDGGGITVEDEEMIGATREVGAAEGLFVAPEGAACFVALRKLLAVGQISAEERVVIFNTGSGIKYLDCYED, encoded by the coding sequence ATGTTTTTGATGCATCTGGAGTGCACGAATTGTGGGGCGACTTACGAATGGAAGACGCTTCAGAATCTCTGCCCGAAATGTCAGAAGCCGCTGTTTCCGGTTTATGACCTCGAGGCGGTTGGGAAAAAGCTGAAGAAGGAGGAGCTCGCGGCGCGTGAAAAATCGCTCTGGCGGTTTCGGGAGATGCTGCCGTTACCGGTGGACGCGGAGCCGGTGACACTCGGGGAGGGCGGGACGCCGCTGCTACGCGCGACACGATTCGGAAAAAGCGCCGGGGTAGCGAATCTTTGGGTGAAGGACGAAGCCCAGAACCCGACGCAGAGTTTCAAGGCGCGGGGGATGACGACCGCGGTGTCGATGGCGAAATATCTGGGCGCGACCAAGCTGGCGGTGCCGTCGGCCGGGAACGCAGGGGGCGCGCTGGCGGCGTATGCGGCGCGAGCCGGAATGAAGGCGTACATCTTCATGCCGAGCGACACGCCGCGCGCGAACATCATCGAATGCCGTGAGCTGGGCGCGGACGTGGTTCTCATCGACGGACTCATCACCGATTGCGGTGCGGAGATTGCGAAGCGAAAAACGGCGGAAGGCTGGTTCGACATGTCGACGTTGAAAGAGCCGTATCGGGTCGAGGGAAAAAAGACGCTCGGTTACGAGCTGGCGGAGCAGATGGATTGGACGCTGCCGGACGTGATTCTTTATCCGACCGGCGGCGGCACCGGACTCATCGGGATGTGGAAGGCATTCGATGAAATGGAAACGCTGGACTGGATCGGGCCGGAGCGGCCGCGAATGTTCACGGTCCAGGCGAGCGGGTGCGCGCCGATCGTGCGTGCGTTCGAGGCGGGCGAGAAATTCGCGGCGGAGTTTCCGAATGCGCAGACGCTGGCGTCGGGGTTACGCGTGCCGAAAGCGGTCGGTGATTTCATCATGCTCGATATTTTGCGGAAGTCGGACGGCGGCGGGATCACCGTGGAGGATGAAGAGATGATCGGCGCGACCCGGGAGGTGGGGGCGGCGGAGGGATTGTTCGTTGCGCCGGAAGGGGCGGCCTGTTTCGTGGCGTTGCGGAAGCTGCTGGCGGTTGGGCAAATCTCGGCGGAGGAGCGGGTGGTTATCTTTAATACCGGGTCGGGGATTAAATATCTCGATTGCTACGAGGATTGA
- a CDS encoding cation:dicarboxylase symporter family transporter — MTTTATTRRPWYRPSLTTQIFIGLILGGLIGYFRPDWGNAVYFLRDIFLNLIKSIIAPLVISTIVVGIAGAGALKKVGRMGLKALIYFEIVTTAALFIGLAVVNLTRPGLGVTLATNNTDIIKTIGQTHPKTLVETVVHAFPASIIEAMARGDVLQIVAFGVLFALAVSAVGEKGKPIVRAMESLSQVMFKFTNYVMMFAPIGVGAAMAHTVGTQGLGVLVNLGNLILSLYLALIIFIVLVFGAVILVFRVPLKQFVRAVREPAALAFATTSSESALPKAMQHMERLGVPRHIVGFVMPTGYSFNLDGSTLYLAMASVFVAQAAETTMGFHMPIGAQLTMILTLMLTSKGVAAVPRASLVILLATLNSFLPAGLGPIGVAVIFGVDELMDMGRTCVNLIGNCLATVVVARWEGEFDDRRAAVFGTSKEIELDLKEGEVAFAEAARQGD, encoded by the coding sequence ATGACCACCACCGCAACCACCCGCCGACCGTGGTACCGCCCCTCCCTCACCACCCAGATCTTCATCGGCCTCATCCTCGGCGGCCTGATCGGCTACTTCCGGCCCGACTGGGGGAACGCCGTCTACTTCCTCCGCGACATCTTCCTGAACCTCATCAAATCGATCATCGCCCCGCTGGTCATCTCCACCATCGTCGTCGGGATCGCCGGGGCCGGCGCGTTAAAGAAGGTCGGGCGAATGGGCCTGAAAGCGCTCATCTACTTCGAGATCGTCACCACCGCCGCGCTCTTCATCGGGCTCGCCGTCGTCAATCTCACCAGACCTGGGCTCGGCGTTACCCTCGCCACCAACAACACCGACATCATCAAGACCATCGGGCAAACCCATCCGAAAACGCTAGTTGAGACCGTCGTCCACGCCTTCCCCGCCAGCATCATCGAAGCGATGGCGCGGGGCGACGTTCTCCAGATCGTCGCGTTCGGCGTCCTCTTCGCGCTCGCCGTCTCCGCCGTGGGCGAGAAAGGCAAGCCGATCGTGCGCGCGATGGAGAGTCTCTCCCAGGTCATGTTCAAGTTCACCAACTACGTCATGATGTTCGCCCCCATCGGCGTCGGCGCCGCCATGGCCCACACCGTCGGCACCCAGGGCCTCGGCGTTCTCGTCAATCTCGGGAACCTGATCCTCTCCCTTTATCTCGCCCTCATCATTTTCATCGTCCTCGTGTTCGGCGCCGTCATCCTCGTGTTCCGCGTCCCGCTGAAACAATTCGTCCGCGCCGTGCGCGAACCTGCCGCGCTCGCCTTTGCCACCACTTCGAGCGAATCCGCCTTACCGAAAGCGATGCAACACATGGAACGCCTCGGCGTCCCCCGCCACATCGTCGGCTTCGTCATGCCGACCGGTTACAGCTTCAATCTCGACGGCTCCACGCTTTATCTCGCCATGGCCAGCGTGTTCGTCGCCCAGGCCGCCGAGACCACCATGGGCTTCCACATGCCCATCGGCGCCCAGCTCACCATGATCCTCACCTTGATGTTAACCAGCAAAGGCGTCGCCGCCGTCCCCCGCGCCTCGCTCGTTATTTTGTTAGCCACGTTGAACAGCTTTCTCCCCGCCGGCCTCGGCCCCATCGGCGTCGCCGTCATCTTCGGCGTCGACGAGTTAATGGACATGGGCCGGACCTGCGTGAACCTCATCGGCAATTGTTTAGCGACAGTCGTCGTCGCCCGCTGGGAAGGCGAGTTCGACGACCGGCGTGCCGCCGTTTTTGGGACTTCCAAGGAGATCGAACTCGACCTCAAGGAGGGCGAGGTCGCTTTCGCCGAAGCCGCTCGGCAGGGCGATTGA
- a CDS encoding type II toxin-antitoxin system HicB family antitoxin, with protein sequence MTFTVETEQETDGRWIAEIAQIPGAVAYGSTRDEAIARVEALGLRVLAEG encoded by the coding sequence GTGACGTTCACCGTCGAGACCGAGCAGGAAACCGATGGCCGCTGGATCGCCGAGATTGCCCAAATTCCCGGCGCCGTGGCTTACGGTTCGACTCGCGACGAGGCCATCGCTCGCGTTGAAGCACTCGGGCTCCGCGTGCTTGCCGAAGGCTGA
- a CDS encoding energy transducer TonB, translating to MILSIEPLSGSIAGVRPPILIIAVSLFAADVGMSAPPTPVKDGLSTKTIVHQVVPEYPPEARRSRITGYGILFGQVDDKTGFVTSVRMEKSTGSAILDQAALNAFRQWRFKPGTIRQFRTPIMFEAGGSREQAMERMRRLQAADAQRKK from the coding sequence TTGATCTTGTCTATCGAACCACTTTCAGGTTCCATAGCCGGCGTGCGTCCCCCAATCTTGATTATCGCCGTCAGTCTCTTTGCCGCAGATGTCGGAATGTCGGCGCCGCCGACTCCGGTGAAGGACGGACTCTCAACGAAGACGATTGTCCACCAGGTGGTGCCAGAATATCCCCCCGAAGCACGCCGTAGTCGAATAACCGGCTACGGGATTCTGTTTGGGCAAGTCGATGACAAGACTGGATTTGTTACGTCGGTTAGAATGGAGAAGAGCACCGGCAGCGCAATTTTAGACCAAGCCGCTCTCAACGCGTTTCGCCAGTGGCGTTTTAAGCCAGGAACCATTCGACAATTCCGAACGCCGATAATGTTCGAGGCGGGTGGCAGCCGTGAGCAGGCAATGGAAAGGATGCGTCGTCTACAAGCGGCAGATGCTCAGCGTAAAAAATGA
- a CDS encoding Calx-beta domain-containing protein, whose product MKSRSSGIFALLFLMAIAANAQTLEFGSEVYPIGEDQGSVTLTIIKSGTATGPISVHYATRDDGTGPNFATAGQDYLATQGEVTFAPNETSKTIVIAINEDASYETSEAFHVVLSDPTGGAALRFPFSAQVTILDNDPAPAVQFGSANYSVNEGAGPATLTITKTGATEAPVTAYYKTRDGTARAPSDYSATGDDLTASVVFEPNETSKEIQIPIANDGYREPDETFEVYFTAVLQGTPSSPATATVTIVDDDPLADPAPAKAVNIATRAPVQTGDRILIGGLIITGNQTKYVIIRGLGPSLGQNGVPASAALQDPVIQLNRADGTVIALNDNWKDDPVTRGFIEGSIYQPRDDREAVIVVALQAGAYTAFLTGRNQTQGIALIEVYDINGQAEPELANLSTRGYVGQENDVMIGGFILGNEAGSVRIAVRGLGPSLANYGLMNVLPDPALELHDGNGAGIATNDDWQSDPVSAAQLTSHGLALPNAKEAGVFLTLAPGAYTAILNGKFVGTGIGLVEIYNFK is encoded by the coding sequence ATGAAGAGCCGTTCTTCAGGCATTTTCGCGCTGCTGTTTCTCATGGCGATCGCGGCGAACGCCCAAACCCTGGAATTTGGCTCGGAAGTTTATCCCATCGGTGAGGATCAGGGATCCGTTACCCTCACCATCATCAAATCGGGGACGGCGACCGGGCCGATCAGCGTCCATTACGCCACCCGGGATGACGGGACAGGGCCAAACTTTGCCACGGCAGGACAGGATTATCTCGCCACGCAGGGCGAAGTGACCTTTGCGCCTAACGAGACTAGCAAGACCATCGTCATCGCAATAAACGAAGACGCGAGCTATGAAACGAGCGAAGCCTTTCACGTCGTCCTAAGCGATCCAACAGGCGGCGCGGCCCTGCGTTTTCCCTTCTCCGCGCAGGTCACCATTTTGGACAACGACCCCGCGCCGGCGGTGCAATTCGGCTCGGCCAATTACAGCGTCAATGAAGGCGCCGGGCCTGCCACTCTCACCATCACCAAAACCGGCGCCACCGAGGCTCCGGTGACCGCGTATTACAAAACCCGGGACGGGACCGCGAGGGCGCCTTCGGATTACTCCGCCACGGGCGACGATCTTACCGCCAGCGTGGTGTTTGAGCCGAATGAGACGAGCAAGGAGATCCAGATCCCGATTGCGAACGACGGTTATCGGGAACCGGATGAAACGTTTGAGGTTTATTTCACCGCGGTTCTGCAAGGCACTCCTTCTTCTCCTGCAACTGCGACGGTTACGATTGTCGACGACGATCCGCTGGCTGATCCGGCCCCAGCAAAAGCCGTCAACATTGCAACCCGCGCTCCCGTTCAGACCGGGGACCGCATTCTGATCGGTGGTCTTATTATCACCGGCAATCAAACGAAGTACGTCATCATCCGGGGACTGGGACCGTCGCTGGGCCAAAACGGGGTTCCGGCGAGCGCCGCGCTTCAGGATCCTGTCATCCAGCTTAACCGTGCCGACGGCACGGTGATCGCGCTCAACGACAACTGGAAAGATGATCCGGTCACCCGCGGTTTCATCGAAGGCAGCATTTACCAGCCGAGAGACGACCGCGAGGCCGTGATCGTGGTCGCGCTTCAGGCCGGCGCTTACACAGCCTTCCTAACTGGCAGGAACCAGACGCAGGGAATCGCACTGATCGAGGTCTACGACATTAATGGCCAGGCCGAACCCGAGCTGGCGAATCTCAGCACACGCGGATACGTCGGACAGGAGAACGACGTCATGATCGGCGGCTTTATTCTGGGAAACGAAGCGGGCAGCGTTCGGATCGCGGTCCGCGGTCTGGGACCATCACTCGCGAATTATGGATTGATGAACGTGTTGCCCGACCCGGCGTTGGAGCTTCACGACGGCAATGGAGCGGGGATCGCAACGAACGACGATTGGCAAAGCGACCCCGTCTCGGCCGCGCAGCTCACCTCCCACGGTTTGGCGCTTCCCAATGCAAAGGAAGCCGGAGTATTCCTGACCCTGGCCCCCGGGGCTTACACCGCGATCCTGAACGGGAAATTCGTCGGCACCGGTATCGGGCTCGTGGAGATCTACAATTTCAAGTGA
- a CDS encoding transposase gives MGQPPRIPVWLRWEQSVIYFVTLCVDGRKPVLANAEAFAAFKHAADRLRDWEVLAAVLMPDHLHLLVTPTEDREARLGNFSAAIKRWMRRELNASWKWQKGSFDRLLRSDESLTEKWLYVEENPVRAGLVKDFRDWPFRYAFNEL, from the coding sequence ATGGGTCAGCCCCCCAGGATCCCAGTTTGGCTGCGCTGGGAACAAAGCGTCATCTATTTTGTGACGCTCTGTGTTGATGGCCGGAAACCGGTCCTGGCGAATGCAGAAGCGTTCGCTGCCTTCAAGCATGCGGCCGACAGGCTGCGCGATTGGGAGGTGCTGGCAGCGGTCCTGATGCCGGATCACCTTCACCTTCTGGTCACACCAACAGAAGATCGCGAAGCCAGGCTCGGAAATTTCTCCGCTGCGATCAAACGCTGGATGCGCAGGGAATTGAACGCTTCGTGGAAATGGCAGAAAGGATCGTTCGATAGGTTGCTTCGTTCTGATGAATCATTGACCGAGAAGTGGCTATATGTTGAAGAAAATCCGGTTCGCGCAGGCTTGGTGAAAGACTTTCGCGATTGGCCGTTCCGCTATGCGTTCAATGAATTGTAG